The DNA region TCGTAGAACATGTCCATGGCGATCTCCACGGTCTCGCGGTTCGCGCCCATGTCCGGACCGCCCAGCAGATGGCGTCTGTGGGCCTGCACGGCGATCTCGCCAAGGGCCCCGGCGCGGTCCGCGGTGTTGGCGGGCAGGGTGGCGCCGTTGGGGAAGCGGAATATCTCCGGCGAGATCGGGGCGATGATGACCTGGGGCTTTTTCTCGCAACCACTCAGGGCCAGGATGCAGACAGCGGCGAGGGAGAGCAGGATGACGATGGCGCGTTTCATATGGCGAACCTCCTTGAAGATCAATGGATGTGTTGTGAGCAAGCTCGACCCACTCTAGCAAAATATATTCACCGCAGACCAGCAAAGAAACGTATGGTCTGGCCATTGGTGTGTTTGACGGACAGAGGATAATGGACGAGGTCTTTGAGAATAATAATCGATATGTGCAAATGGAAAAAATCGTGTTGCCAATGCGTAACACTTTTTGTAATGTCGTGTCGCTCGCGCGGGCAATCAACCCGAAGCTCGCAGCCAGGCCGCATCCGACCAGACTGCCTACTGGATATTTTCAAGGATCGAAAGAATCATGCACATCTCCGAAGGCGTTCTATCCACACCGGTGCTGGCCGCTGGTTGGGCGCTGGCCGTCGGGGGAACATGGCTCGGTATCAAGCGGTTGGATCACGAGCGCATCATGACCGTGGCCATGCTCTCCGCGGCGTTCTTCGTCGCCAGCCTCATCCACTTTCCTGTCGGACCCACCAGCGTCCATCTGGTGCTCAACGGTCTCTTAGGCATCATCCTGGGATGGGCCGCGTTCCCGGCCATCATGGTCGGGCTGTTGCTGCAGGCCGTGTTCTTCCAGTTCGGCGGGCTCACCACCCTGGGCATCAATACCTTCAACATGGCCGCGCCCGCTGTGCTCTGCTACCTCGTCTTCCACAGGCTCATCGTCAAGGGCGGCGGCGTGCGCCCTGTGGCGGCGTTCTTTGCCGGGGCGTTGCCCATCGCGCTGTCCGCCGTGCTCGTCTCCCTATGTCTGGTGTTCACGGACGAGGGATTCCTGGCCGCGGCCGGCACGCTGCTGCTGGCGCATCTGCCGGTCATGGGCATAGAGGGGGTGGTTACCGTGTTCATCATCTCGTTCCTGGCCAAGGTCCAGCCGGAAATTCTCAATCTGCAACGCGTAGCGGGAGCGTAACCATGCGTTATCTCTACTCCGCACTCGCAGCGCTGTGTCTCGTCCTGCTCGCCACTACGGCGTGGGCCCACCGGGTCAACGTGTTCGCCTGGGTGGAGGGGACCGACGTGCATATGGAATCGGAGTTCAGCCGTGGTAATCCCGTGCGGGAAGGCGGCGTGGAAGTGCACGACGCGTCCACCGGCGACGTGCTGCTGACCGGCACGACCAACGAAACCGGCGAGTTCGTCTTCGCGATTCCGGAGTCCGCCCTGAAGAACCCGATCGACCTGGAGATCGTGGTCAACGCCGGGGAAGGACACCGCAGCAGCTGGACCGTGCGCGCCAAGGAATACGCCGGCGTGGCTGCTCCGGCAACAGAGTCCACTGCTGAGACCGCTGCAGAAGCCGGGCAGGCGGAAAGCGCCGCACCGGCCGCCGCATCCGGAAGCACCGGAGCCGCGCAGGCCCCGGCGGCGGTGGAAGCCCTGGAGGTCGCGCTGGAAGCCAAGCTGGAGGCTGCGCTGGACAAGAAGCTGGACGAGAAAATCTCGCCCCTGGTGCGCGCTGTGAACCGTATGGAGATGGACGCCGGCCCCAAGATGTCCGACATCTTCGGCGGCATCGGCTACCTTTTCGGTCTGGCTGGTCTGCTGGCCTACGCCAAAAGCCGCAAGAAGCAATAGCAAACAGGGAGCCGTGGGGGGAGTTGCCCGCGGCTTCTTTTGTAGCATCTCGTGTTACTATTTTTAGTATAGTATAACCATACTGCAATCCTGGGAGGGAATCGTATGCGTTTCAATCGACTCGTACTTGCCGCGTTCTTTTTGCTGATCATGTCCGCACCGGCCTTTGCCCACTTCGGCATGGTCATCCCCAGCCAGCCCGTGGTTACGCCGGACAACCGCTCCGTGGACGTGACCCTGTCCTTCTCGCACCCCTTTGGCGGCGAGGGCATGAACCTGGTCAAGCCCAAGGAGTTCGGCGTGGTGTTCGAGGGCGAAAAGACCGACCTGCTGGGCTCCCTCAAGGAAGCCACGGTGATGGAGCATCCGGCCTGGACCGTGCATTACGACGTGAAGCGCCCCGGCGTGTACACCTTTTACATGGAGCCCGTGCCGTACTGGGAGCCTGCCGAGGACTGCTCCATCATCCACTACACCAAGGCCGTGGTGCCGGCTTTCGGCGGTGAGGACGGCTGGGACGAGCCTCTGGGCCTGAAGACCGAGATCGTGCCCCTGCTGCGGCCCTTCGGCAACTACGCCGGCAACGCTTTTGTGGGCCAGGTGCTGCTGGACGGCAAGCCCGTGCCCAACGCCGAGGTCGAGGTGGAGCTCTACAACCAGGCCGGTTTCTCCCTGCCCAGTGATTACCATGAGACGCAGGTGGTCAAGGCCGACGGCGCGGGCATCTTCACCTTTGCCTGCCCGCAGCCGGGCTGGTGGGGCTTTGCCGCGCTGAACACTGCGGACTTCACGCTGCCCGATCCCGACGGCAACCAGAAGCCGGTGGAGCTCGGCGGCGTGCTCTGGATCTACATGGACGAGTACTCCAAGTAACTGAGTCTCCCGGACGCATGGCCGGCGTCGTCACAGAGCGGCGCCGGCGCTACACCCTTGCTGAATGGTTTCAGCCGGCAACCCTGGTACGCCGGCGACATGCCTCGCAAGGGCGGCCGTCTCTCCGCAGGGGTGTGTTCCTCGTCAGCATCCCACTGCGAAAGAGCAGAGGAAGGGCTACGCGTCCGAGACCAGCTCCAACCCTCCGGGAAGATGCCTCCTGCATTCCTGGTCCGGGGACGGAGCTCACGACGGCGCCGGATTTTCCCGATCCGGCGCCGTTCTTGCGTTCATGGGCCTGCGCACAAAGAGTTCGGTTCGTCCCGCTCCATAACCGTAAGCAGGACGGGCGGACGCAGCACGGCGCCGCGCCTTTGGCACAGACTCGATAGCCAGCTCGGCCAACGGTTCTTTGCAACACATCCCGCCGCCATGTATATTGATACGATGCGCATGAGGTGGGTTGCATGATTACGGGGATGAGCCGGCGGCTCGTCTCCCTGGCGCGGCAGAGATCGCCCAGGCGCTGGCACCAGGCCAGGCTGCGGTACATCGGCCTGCTGTTTCTGGCCGTGCTGGTGGGCGTGCTGGCTGCGGGCGGCGCGTATCTGTTCCGCGAGCTCATCCTGCTGTTCCAGGAGCTCTTCTGGGGCGGGGAGGGCGGCAACTTCCTGGAAACCGTGCGCCAGGCGCCGTGGTGGCTGGTGCTGCTCGTGCCCACGGCTGCCGGTCTGGCCGTGGGGCCGGTCATCACCTTTTTCGCACCCGAGGCGCGCGGGCCCGGCGTGCCAGAGGTCATCCGCGCCATCACCGTGGGCAAGGGCGTCATGCGGCGGCGGGTGGCCGTGTTCAAGGCCCTGGTCACAAGCCTGCTGCTGGGCGCGGGCGCTTCGGTGGGCCGCGAGGGGCCCATCGTACAGATCGGCGCATCCGTGGGCTCCACAATCGGCGGATTATTCAGGCTGACCCCGGAGATGCTGCCGGTGCTGCTGGCCTCCGGCGCGGCCGCGGGCATTGCTGCCACGTTCAACGCGCCGCTCACTGGCGCACTCTTCGCCATGGAAGTCATCCTCGTGGAGATCGAGGTGGCCTACATGGCGCACATCATCGTAGCCGCCGTCACGGCCTCGGCGCTGTCGCGCTTTTTCTGGGGCCATTTCGCCGCCTTCGAGCTCGCCGGACCCACCGGCCTGCAGAAGTACTGGGAGCTGCTCATCTATGCGCCCATGGGCGTGCTGGCCGGGCTGGTGGCCATCGCCTTCATCCGCTCGGTCTTCGGCGCCGACATGTTCTTCGAGCGCATCCCGCTGCCGCGCTGGGTGAAGCCGGCCATCGGCGGGCTGCTGCTCGGCCTCATCGCCCTGATTACGCCGGATGTATTGGGCGTGGGCTATGAGACGGTAAACCTCGCCCTGGCCGGGCACCTAGCCCTGGGGCTTGCGCTGTTGCTCATCGTGCTCAAGATCGCCGCCACCTCGGTCTGCATCGGCTCCGGCATGAGCGGCGGCATCATGGGGCCGTCCTTCTTTCTGGGTGCGGCCCTGGGCACGGTCGTCAGCCTGGGCCTCAACGCCATCGACCCCACGCTGGCCCTGCATCCGCAGAACTACGCTGTGGCCGGCATGGCCGCCGTGCTGGCCGGCACCACCCTGGCCCCCATCACCGCGCTGTTCACCGCCGTGGAGCTGACCATGAGCTACGGCGGGGTGCTGCCGCTGATGGCGGCGTGCATAGCCAGCGCGCTGACCGTGCGGCTGCTCTTCGGCTACTCGGCGTACGAGATGAAGCTGCTGCGCCAGGGCGTGAACATCGTGCGCGGGTTCGACCCCGACTTCCTGGCCGAGCTGGCCGTGACCGAGGTCATGGAGACGCGCTTCGAAACGCTTCACGAAGACGCCACCTTCCTGGAGGTACTGAACAAGGCGGCGGCGTCCCGGTACCCGCACTACCCGGTGCTGGACGACGCGGGGAAGCTCGTGGGTATGCTCTCCATGAGCGATCTGAGGCCGCACATCAAGGACTGTCTGCTGAAGCCGGCGAGCAGGCGCGTGCGCGACATGATGACCCGTACGGTGGTCACCGTGGACAACGGCGAAACCCTCAACGAGGCGCTGATAAAGTTCGAGTTCACGCCGGTCTCCTGCCTGCCGGTGATCGATCCCAAAAGGCCCGGCGAGGTCGTCGGCCTGCTCAAGAAGGATGCGCTGCTCATGGCGCTGCGCGAACGGAGCAAGCGGACCCGCACTCTCAGCGGCATGTAATCAATCGCCAGGAATTCAGAAGGAATACGGAGTGATAATCCGCAATGAAGAGCTGCGCGACATCGAGGCTATCCGTACGGTTCATGTCGAGGCATTTGCCAGCCATCCCTACAGCCGGCAGACCGAGCACCTCATCGTGGACGGCCTGCGCGAGGCCGGCGCGCTGAGCGTCTCGCTGGTGGCGGATATGGAGGGCCAGGTCGTCGGCCACATCGCCTTTTCCCCGGCCCTGGTGGGCGGCGCCGAGTGCGGGCTCTACATACTGGGACCAGTGGGCGTGCTGCCGCCGTTCCAGCGCCGGGGCGTGGGCTCGCGCCTGGTGCGGGACGGGTTGGAGGCCATCCGCGCCATGGGTGCTACCGGTTGCGTGCTGGTGGGCGATCCCGCCTTCTACCGCCACTTCGGCTTTGTCCAGGCCGCACCGCTGACCATGGAGGGCGTACCGCCAGAGGTTGTTTTGTACCTGCCCATGGCCGACACGATGCCCCGCGGCGCCGTGACCCACCACAGCGCTTTCCATGTGGAGCCGTAGCACAGATGGAACTTAGGCAAGGGATTGGCATATCAACACAAACGCATGTGCGGATGATTGCCAGGAGCCGTATCGGGATAGATTGCGCCAAGTGCGTCAAGGACCGTATCTGCCCCTGCCGCCTGTTTCCGGACAGCGACGACGGGTCCGCCTGTTCTGCAGGAGAACGCCGGGGAGCCGTGCATCGAGTGCGGCTACTGCCAGGCAGTGCCGAGCGCTTCAGAATTGTATTGCTTATGAGATTTCGTGAGCGCCAGGAGAGAGATGGCCAGGGAGAGAGCTCCCCCGAGATAGCTGAAGAATTTGAGCCCGGTTGTGGCGGCCAGGAGGCCACAAAGCCCGCCCAGGAAAATGGCGGTCAGCATGGTCCGCGTGCTGAGGGATCTTTTGCCGTGAGCGAGAATCGCCACCGCCATGGGAGCCACCACGCCGCACACGTAAATGTCATTTGCCGCAAGCAACAGCGTGAGGATGGAGCTGCCAGAGTAGGCGATGGCAAGAGCCATGATTCCGATGGCCGCCATAAGCAAACGGCAACGCGTCACGTTTTCCCCACCCAGGAGATCATGCTCAAACACTGTCGCGGCTGTAATGAGACAGGAATCCGCCGAGGAGATAATGGCGGAGAGCAACGCGAACAAAAGCAGCGTGCCGGCCCATTCCGGCATAACCGAAGGCACCACCTGCGTCAGTATGGAATCTGCATCTGCTCCGGCTGGGGCAAGGCCGCGGGCGTATAGCCCGATACAGACAATAACAACGGCGGAGAGAATGATTCCGAAGACGGCGAGAAAGGTTCCGCGTCTGGCGTGCACTTCATTCCGTGCAGAGAGCAGGCGACCGAACAGCATGGGGCAGACCACGTAACTGCCGCCTATGACAAGCATGAAGTAGCTCCACTTTGAGAGCGGGAACGCAGCATTCGTAAACTGAAGAGGAATGGAGGACAGGGAGACGGACGAAGCGCTTTTGGTGAAGTATAAAGCCAAAAGAAGTCCGACGATAACCATGGCGAACTGAACCGCATCGCTTTTGAGAATGGAGTTCTGCCCACCCAGGACGGTGTATCCGATGATGAAAAGAGCGCAAACAAAAAGCGCCGTCTGAAACTCCATGCCGGAAAGGGATGCGGACGTTTTTGCCGCCGCAATAAACTGGGCCGCGAGTATGGAGGACCAGGCTGGAATAATGATGAGAGCCATGAGGCGCCGCGCTGATGGCGAAATGTACTTTTCAGCCATGTCCGGCAGAGTGTATGCCCCACTGCTGCGAACCTTTTTGGCAAGGAATACGCCGAGTATCAGCAGTCCCACGCCCCCTGAACCAAGCCACCAGAATGCCGGAGTGCCGACGGAATACGCCAGGCCTGTCATGCCGATGGTGGCCGAGGCCCCAATGCAGGAGGCGACTATTGAGATGCTGATGACGGCGCTTCCATAGCGGCGACCTGCCACGGCAAACTCTTCGAAATTCTTGCGACGGGCGTATTCATATACGCCCATGCCGATAAACACGAGGCAATACAATAGAAGCAGAGTCATTGAATTGTTACTTCGTATATTGTTTCTGCGTGATGGCCTGGGCTACGACTTCGCCGATGTGGGCCACTTCTTCACGCGATATTATGTACGGCGGCATTGCATAAATAAGCTTGCCAAAAGGTCGGAGCCAAATGTTGTTTTCGATGAAGAACTTTTGGAGGCGGGGAACATATACAGGGTCGGACATCTCCACAACGCCGATGGCCCCCAGAATGCGCACATCATTGACACCGGGCAGATGACGGCAGGGAGAAAACGCTTCTTCGAGCCACGTCTCGATAGCGTGAACTTTGGGTTGCCAGTCCGACTGCTCCAGCAGGTCGAGGCTGGCATTCGACACGGCGCAGGCAAGGGGGTTCCCCATGAAGGTGGGGCCATGCATGAAGACGTCGCCATTTTTTGAGACAGTTCTTGCCACCTGGCGGGTAGCAAGGGTTGCGGCAAGCGTCATCATTCCGCCGGACAACGCCTTTCCGACGCACATTATATCCGGCGCAACCCCCGCCCAATCGCAACCGAACAGTTTGCCGGTCCTTCCGAAGCCTGTGGCTATCTCATCCAGAATGAGCAGAACGCCATGCGCGTCGGCCAGCTGCCTCAACCCTCGCAAATAATCGGGATGGTAAAAGCGCATGCCTCCCGCCCCCTGGACGATGGGCTCGATGATGATGGCCGCCATTTCGTGGCTGTGCGCGTCCAGTATCCGAGTGATTTCCTGCAGAGAGGCCGGGTCGAAAGGGGCATCGAAACGGCAAGAGGGCCTGGGGGCGAAGAGTTGGCTGGGCAACAGGTCGGAAAACAGGTGGTGCATCCCGTTTTCAGGGTCGCACACGGACATGGCCCCGCATGTGTCACCGTGATAGCCGCCACGTACTGTCAGGAGCCTGGTTCGGTTGGGCTGCCCGTCTGCCTGCATGTACTGCATGGCCATCTTGATTGCGACCTCGACACTAACGGATCCGGAGTCCGCCAAAAAGACGTGATCGAGCCCGTCAGGCGTCATGGAGACAAGCCTGCGGCCCAGTTCCACCGCAGGGTTGTGGGTCAATCCACCGAACATGACATGACTCATGCGGCCAGCTTGTCTGTGTAAGGCGCGCTCCAGTACCGGATGTCCGTAACCATGAATGGCGCACCACCACGAGGCCATGCCATCAATCAGCTCTCTGCCGTCATCCAGGATGATACGTGTTCCGCGGGTCGATCGAACCTTGACTGCCGGCAACGGGTTTACGGCGGAAGTATATGGGTGCCAAAGGTGATCGCGGTCAAAAATCAGGTTTTCTTCATGTGAGTCGACTTCTGGAACCAGCGTGTCGATGACCGGGCTCAAGCGCTGGATCAGTTGCTCATCCCGCTCGTGTTGGTTTGAACGAAAAGGAATGTCCGCCAGAACTGTGACATCCCCATGGTGTGCGATGGCCGCAATATTATCGTCTCTCAATGCGGCATCTTCGATGCAGGGAGTCGTGGAATTTATTATAACACCAGCAACATCCAGGCCGCGATTCCGCACCGACTCAATGGTCATCAATGTATGGTTGATCATGCCAAGCTTGTTGTCAGCAACGATGATGACAGGGCAGTCAAGACGTTGCATGAGGTCAAGCATGGTGTGCTTATCATTCAGTGGAACAGAGACACCACCGGCGCCTTCAACAAGGACGATATCGTATCCTTCTCCTTTGGCGGAAATCTCATGGACCAGTTCGTCCAGATGTATATGCTCACCCGCCATCTGGGCTGCCAGGTGTGGAGAGCAGGCCGGCACGAAGCGACGGCAGCAGGCGTCGGGATAGCCATTTGGGAAATGAGAGGCATTAAGCCTGGCGTATTCGACAGGATCGTCCGGAATCAAAGAGCCGGATTTTTCTTTACATCCGGTCTGCACTGGCTTGACCGCAAGCGCCTTGAGTCCTGCATCGGAAAGCACACGTAGGAGCCCTGCAGTTACGTATGTTTTGCCAACCCCTGTATCAATGCCGGTAATGAAGTAGTAACCTTTCATATCATGGAAAAAATGGACTGGTGGTGAACAGCACAGCTCTATAGCGGAAAACAAAGTGAACGACAAACATGGGGCAATAGGCGTTGGCTGGACTGGTTTCGAGAGGGGATGTGTAGTAAAAAGGAAGAGTTATAGTGGGATTATATGTTTGTTCTGTTTGTTGAAAAGGGAATAGCCTTAGCGTATTAAATGTTAGAGTGTCCCTGCTCCAGTGGGGATGATCCGTCTGTACACATCACGATCAGCGGCGCGCAGCTGTATTCCCACACCCGTGGGGATGACCGTATCCTTAATATCACAAAGAACATGGAGTGTTTCCCATGAGTCGTATCGAAATCGATTACGCCAAGTGTGTCAAGGACCGTATCTGCATCCGCGCCTGCCCCTACCGCCTGTTTCTGGACAGCGGCGACGGGTCGCCTATTCTGCACGAGAACGCCGGGGAGCTGTGCATCGAGTGCGGCCACTGCCTGGCCGTGTGCCCGGTGGGCGCCATCAGCCTGAACGGTGTGGCCCAGGAGAGCCTGAAGGAGAGAGCTCCGTCCCTCGATCCCTCGCCGGAGTCGGTGGAGCAGCTCTTCACTTTCCGCCGGGCCATCCGGGCGTACAAGACCAAGCCGGTGGAGCGCGAGCTGCTGGCCAGGCTGGTGGAGATCACACGCTACGCACCCACAGCCGTCAACGGGCAGTCCGTGCACTGGACCATCGTGGACTCCAAGGACGAGCTGCGGCGGCTGACTGGCCTCGTTGCGGCGTTCATGCGCGAGAACAATATTATGCCGATGGTGGCGGAGGCCTGGGACAATGGCGTGGACCTGCTCCTGCGCGACGCTCCGGCCCTGGCCGTGGCCCATGCCGCCACCACGGCCCTCACCCCGCAGATCGACTGCGCCGTCGCCGTCGCGACCCTGGAGCTTGCGGCCGCGGCCAACGGCCTGGGCGCATGCTGGGCCGGCAGCATTGCAGGAGCGGCCCAGGCCTCGGCAGCTGTGCGCGAGCTGCTGCAGCTTCCCGAGGACCACAACGTCTACGCCTCCCTGATGCTCGGCTACCCCAAGTTCCAGTACAACTGGCGGCCGGAGCGCATCCCGGCGCGGATCACCTGGGTTTAAGATAAATCTCTATCGGCTCCGAGGGGCTTTGCCCCTCGGGCACCCCACCAGGGAGCACTGCTCCCTGGA from Oceanidesulfovibrio marinus includes:
- the cbiM gene encoding cobalt transporter CbiM → MHISEGVLSTPVLAAGWALAVGGTWLGIKRLDHERIMTVAMLSAAFFVASLIHFPVGPTSVHLVLNGLLGIILGWAAFPAIMVGLLLQAVFFQFGGLTTLGINTFNMAAPAVLCYLVFHRLIVKGGGVRPVAAFFAGALPIALSAVLVSLCLVFTDEGFLAAAGTLLLAHLPVMGIEGVVTVFIISFLAKVQPEILNLQRVAGA
- a CDS encoding DUF4198 domain-containing protein, yielding MRFNRLVLAAFFLLIMSAPAFAHFGMVIPSQPVVTPDNRSVDVTLSFSHPFGGEGMNLVKPKEFGVVFEGEKTDLLGSLKEATVMEHPAWTVHYDVKRPGVYTFYMEPVPYWEPAEDCSIIHYTKAVVPAFGGEDGWDEPLGLKTEIVPLLRPFGNYAGNAFVGQVLLDGKPVPNAEVEVELYNQAGFSLPSDYHETQVVKADGAGIFTFACPQPGWWGFAALNTADFTLPDPDGNQKPVELGGVLWIYMDEYSK
- a CDS encoding chloride channel protein; its protein translation is MITGMSRRLVSLARQRSPRRWHQARLRYIGLLFLAVLVGVLAAGGAYLFRELILLFQELFWGGEGGNFLETVRQAPWWLVLLVPTAAGLAVGPVITFFAPEARGPGVPEVIRAITVGKGVMRRRVAVFKALVTSLLLGAGASVGREGPIVQIGASVGSTIGGLFRLTPEMLPVLLASGAAAGIAATFNAPLTGALFAMEVILVEIEVAYMAHIIVAAVTASALSRFFWGHFAAFELAGPTGLQKYWELLIYAPMGVLAGLVAIAFIRSVFGADMFFERIPLPRWVKPAIGGLLLGLIALITPDVLGVGYETVNLALAGHLALGLALLLIVLKIAATSVCIGSGMSGGIMGPSFFLGAALGTVVSLGLNAIDPTLALHPQNYAVAGMAAVLAGTTLAPITALFTAVELTMSYGGVLPLMAACIASALTVRLLFGYSAYEMKLLRQGVNIVRGFDPDFLAELAVTEVMETRFETLHEDATFLEVLNKAAASRYPHYPVLDDAGKLVGMLSMSDLRPHIKDCLLKPASRRVRDMMTRTVVTVDNGETLNEALIKFEFTPVSCLPVIDPKRPGEVVGLLKKDALLMALRERSKRTRTLSGM
- a CDS encoding GNAT family N-acetyltransferase — translated: MIIRNEELRDIEAIRTVHVEAFASHPYSRQTEHLIVDGLREAGALSVSLVADMEGQVVGHIAFSPALVGGAECGLYILGPVGVLPPFQRRGVGSRLVRDGLEAIRAMGATGCVLVGDPAFYRHFGFVQAAPLTMEGVPPEVVLYLPMADTMPRGAVTHHSAFHVEP
- a CDS encoding sodium:solute symporter family protein; this translates as MTLLLLYCLVFIGMGVYEYARRKNFEEFAVAGRRYGSAVISISIVASCIGASATIGMTGLAYSVGTPAFWWLGSGGVGLLILGVFLAKKVRSSGAYTLPDMAEKYISPSARRLMALIIIPAWSSILAAQFIAAAKTSASLSGMEFQTALFVCALFIIGYTVLGGQNSILKSDAVQFAMVIVGLLLALYFTKSASSVSLSSIPLQFTNAAFPLSKWSYFMLVIGGSYVVCPMLFGRLLSARNEVHARRGTFLAVFGIILSAVVIVCIGLYARGLAPAGADADSILTQVVPSVMPEWAGTLLLFALLSAIISSADSCLITAATVFEHDLLGGENVTRCRLLMAAIGIMALAIAYSGSSILTLLLAANDIYVCGVVAPMAVAILAHGKRSLSTRTMLTAIFLGGLCGLLAATTGLKFFSYLGGALSLAISLLALTKSHKQYNSEALGTAWQ
- the bioA gene encoding adenosylmethionine--8-amino-7-oxononanoate transaminase, which codes for MKGYYFITGIDTGVGKTYVTAGLLRVLSDAGLKALAVKPVQTGCKEKSGSLIPDDPVEYARLNASHFPNGYPDACCRRFVPACSPHLAAQMAGEHIHLDELVHEISAKGEGYDIVLVEGAGGVSVPLNDKHTMLDLMQRLDCPVIIVADNKLGMINHTLMTIESVRNRGLDVAGVIINSTTPCIEDAALRDDNIAAIAHHGDVTVLADIPFRSNQHERDEQLIQRLSPVIDTLVPEVDSHEENLIFDRDHLWHPYTSAVNPLPAVKVRSTRGTRIILDDGRELIDGMASWWCAIHGYGHPVLERALHRQAGRMSHVMFGGLTHNPAVELGRRLVSMTPDGLDHVFLADSGSVSVEVAIKMAMQYMQADGQPNRTRLLTVRGGYHGDTCGAMSVCDPENGMHHLFSDLLPSQLFAPRPSCRFDAPFDPASLQEITRILDAHSHEMAAIIIEPIVQGAGGMRFYHPDYLRGLRQLADAHGVLLILDEIATGFGRTGKLFGCDWAGVAPDIMCVGKALSGGMMTLAATLATRQVARTVSKNGDVFMHGPTFMGNPLACAVSNASLDLLEQSDWQPKVHAIETWLEEAFSPCRHLPGVNDVRILGAIGVVEMSDPVYVPRLQKFFIENNIWLRPFGKLIYAMPPYIISREEVAHIGEVVAQAITQKQYTK
- a CDS encoding nitroreductase family protein, coding for MSRIEIDYAKCVKDRICIRACPYRLFLDSGDGSPILHENAGELCIECGHCLAVCPVGAISLNGVAQESLKERAPSLDPSPESVEQLFTFRRAIRAYKTKPVERELLARLVEITRYAPTAVNGQSVHWTIVDSKDELRRLTGLVAAFMRENNIMPMVAEAWDNGVDLLLRDAPALAVAHAATTALTPQIDCAVAVATLELAAAANGLGACWAGSIAGAAQASAAVRELLQLPEDHNVYASLMLGYPKFQYNWRPERIPARITWV